The following is a genomic window from Collimonas fungivorans Ter331.
TGCGCTGACGCAGAACAACGCCGGCAAGGCGCCGCCTTCGGGCGCATCGATAGACGAGCAGATCCTGCAGGGCTACCGGCCCGGATGCATAGGCGATATCGCCAGCCTGCATGGACGCTACTATGCACAGACCTCGGGCTTCGGCGTTTTCTTCGAAAGAAGGGTGGCGACCGAACTGGCCGCATTTGCCGAGAAACTGCCCTGCGATGGCAAGGCGCTCTGGCTCTACGTCGAAAACGGCAAGACGCTGGGCTCGATCGCGATAGACGGCGACACGAGCAGCGGCGTCGCCCACCTGCGCTGGTTCATCGTCGACGATACATTGCGCGGATCAGGCGTCGGCCGCCGACTGCTCTCGCTCGCCATGGATTTTGTCGACGGCAGCTTCGACCAGACCTACCTGTGGACCTTCAAAGGCCTCGACGCCGCACGCCACCTGTACGAGTCGTCAGGTTTCAAACTGACTGAGGAAGCCGAAGGATCACAGTGGGGAACCGTGGTTGTCGAACAAAGGTTCAGCCGCCGCTCGGCAAAAAAGCGCCGCTGACACGCACGACAGGCTGAGACAGCAGCATCGTCAGAACGCCCACACCGGCTGGCGTTTACCGAGGAAGGCGTCGATCCCCTCGCCGGCATCCTGCTCCATCATGTTGCGCGCCATGACCTCGCTGGCGTAATCGTAGGCCTCGTCCAGGGCCAGCTGCCGCTGGCGGTAGAACATCGATTTACCGTAGCGCACCGCCGCCGGGCTTTTTGCCACGATTTCGCTTACCTTGCGCGCTACCGCTGCGTCCAGCTCTTCTTCGGCTACGGTTTCGTTGATCAGT
Proteins encoded in this region:
- a CDS encoding bifunctional helix-turn-helix transcriptional regulator/GNAT family N-acetyltransferase codes for the protein MNYFSFPAKPREHTILELREFSRKLVRELGFMRPSLAESDLAPSAVHAIIEIGLVPGIQARNLASVLRLDKSNTSRQVAKLEALGLIRRENSDDDGRSLMLYLTSEGQKLRKKIDRFATDQVSGALRQLSRADQQTLVRSLALYTDALTQNNAGKAPPSGASIDEQILQGYRPGCIGDIASLHGRYYAQTSGFGVFFERRVATELAAFAEKLPCDGKALWLYVENGKTLGSIAIDGDTSSGVAHLRWFIVDDTLRGSGVGRRLLSLAMDFVDGSFDQTYLWTFKGLDAARHLYESSGFKLTEEAEGSQWGTVVVEQRFSRRSAKKRR